CAGCGTCCAGAACAGTAAAAAGCTGACGGCGCCGCCCACCGCCCAAATCAGAAAAGCCTTTAAAATCTGGCCTTTGATAAGCTGGCCCAACCCGGGAAAGAAGATGGAAAGCAGTGCTGGCAGGCCATAGGTCTTTTTCATAAATGCTAGTGGGAAGGTAGATACGGCCAAAAGATAGACAAAGCCGCTGAAATAAGGCTTTTACGAAGCGCGGCCCAGCCGTTGCTGGCCATACGGGCACTGGTCCAGCACCACACAGCGGCCGCAGGCCGGCGCCTGAAAGTAGCAGCACTTCTGCCCGTGGTACATAAAGGCCTCGTGGTGGTCATATACCTGCTGGGCATCCCAGTCCGGCGGCAGCAGCGCCGAGAGCAGGTCATGCGCCGCATCGGGGCCGATTTTAGCTGCTATCAGCCCCAGGCGCTGCGCCACCCGGTGGTGGTGACTATCTACCGGCATAGCCGGAATGCGCAGAGTGCTGAAAAGCAGGGTAGCGGCGCTGGTTTTGGGCCCCACGCCATGCAGGCTTTCCAGCCAGGCGCGGGCCTCGGCCACGGGCATATCGGCCAGAAAAGCCAGGTCGCAGGGCCCCCCGCACCGCGCACTGATTTCGCGTAGCATGGCCTGAATGCGGGGCGCTTTCTGCTCGGGCCAGGTGCAGGGGCTAATGGCCGCTTCCACCTCCGCCACCGGTGCATCGCGCACATCTTCCCAGTCAGGAAAGCGCGCCCGCAGCTGTTGGTAGGCCCGGTGGGAATCGGCGTTTTTGGTACGGTGGGAAAGCACAGCGCTGACCAGCTCGCTCAGGGCATCTTTCTGGCTGAAAAACCGGAAGGGCGCGCCGTACTCCTGGCACAGGCGTTCATGCACCAGCAAGGCTTTGGCCTGGCGGGCAGCAAACTCAGCAGCATCAAATAGGGAAGGCACAGCGCTTGTACGCGCCTACCCGCCTTTGTTGTTACCGGGCCGCCTGCGCGTTGTACAGATTGATGGCCTGCTTGATCTGCTGCTGCTGCTTGCTCTGGAAAATCAGGGGGGCTATCAGCAGCACCGGCGTTGCATAAATCAGCGGCGAAACACTTTGTTGCGAACCACTGAAGGAAGATACCAGCCCGGCTACGGCCAGGGCCCCGGCGCCCACGTAGCTGAAGGCGGTATAGTTGCGGTAGCGGCGGGCCTGGTTCAGCATGCTTTGCGCCCCGGCATTATCCTGGGTGGCTATGCTGAGGTTGCGCAGGCTCATATCCTGCACCGGGCCATTGTCTTTGCTGAAATACTCGGCTTTGGTAGTGCGGTAGCCGCCGCCAAAACCGTAAGGGTAGCCATAGCCGCCCCGCCCGTAGCCATAGGGGCTAAAGGCATTGTTATCGTACTGGGTGCGGGTAATGGAATACTGGCTGATGCGCCCGGTCCGGTCGCGGCGCAGGGTGGTTTCCCGGGAAGAGCCCGGCAGATTGGTGCGCACGTAAAAGCCCGAGGCATCCTCGTAATAGCGAATCTGGCTGAGCTCCAGGCGCTGCTGCCCATCCAGCAGCAAATAGCTTTTGCCCAGGAAAGGCTCCCGCACCTCCACATCCAGGGCGCGTAGCTCCTGCCCGCTTTTCAGGCCCACCCGAAACCGGGAGTTTTCGGCGGGAGGCAGGGTGGCCATACCGCCGGGCTGCGGGGCTGGGATAGTAGCCGGCGTGGGAGCCTGCGCGGGCTGTTTATTCTGTTCCCGCTGGTGGGTAGAGTCGGGGAGGGAAGGAAGGGTATTGAGCTGGCGGGGGGTATTCTGCGCCAGCACCGCCGCCGGTGTACCCACCAGCAACATCAAACCCAAAGCATAGGAACGAATGGACATAGATTGGAAGAGCGAAACGGTGAAATACACTCCGGGCAGCCAAGATATAGGCTGCGCCCGGATGGTGCTAAAACTACAGGGAAGAGAATAAAATTCGGTGTAAGGTTGCGTGCCGTGGGCTTTTATGCTTTTCTGCGAGGAGCTGGTCTTAAAACGCAAAAAGCGGCAGAAACCGTATGGCTTCTGCCGCTCTACGTACGGCGGGCGGTGCGTGGTGTTGGCGGCTTATTTCAGCAGGGTTTCCAGCAGGCTCATGCTATCCACCATGTCGGTAGACGTTTCAAAATCCAGGGGCTTCAAAATGTAGCCACGCACCCCCAGGTTTTGGGCCGTGAGCCGGTCTATGTCCATGGCGGAGGTGGTGATGATGAACACCGGAATCTGAGCCAGGTGCGGGTGGTTCTGTATTTCGGCCATAAACTCGTACCCGTTCATCTTGGGCATGTTCAGGTCCAGCAGAATCACGTCCGGCAGGGGCTCGATGGCTTCTACGCCGTTGCGGCCCAAAAGCAGATCCAGTGCTTCCAGACCATTAAAGGCCGTGTGCAGCTTGTGCGGCACACTAAATTTTTCGAAGGATTTCTGCACGGTCATCGTGTCAAAAAAATCATCTTCTACCAGCAGTACTGAGCGCATATCTAAAAAGGAACTTGTTACGAGGTAATAGCTACCGCGGCCTCGGGAGCGGCCGTGGTGGTGGTGGCTTTGGGCCACGTAAAGATAAAGGCTGCGCCGCGCCCATGGGCAGCTTCTTCCACGCGAATGCTGCCTTTTTGCTCGTCAATTATCTTTTTCACGATGCTCAGGCCGATACCCGTGCTTTCGGCCGTGTTTCGGTCGCGCAGGGTCTGGAACATCAGGAAGATTTTTTCCCGGTAGGCCGGGGCGATGCCGGGTCCGTCATCGGCCACCGTAAACTCATACATTTTTTTTACCTCCCGGCTGCTGATGTAAATGGTGCCCGCCCCCTGGTCGTGGTACTTCACCGCATTGCTGAACAGGTTAGTAAACACCTGCTGCAGGCTCAGGCGGTCTGTGGTGAGGGTAGGCAGCTCGGCCAATTGTAGCTGAAAGGTAGGCGGTACCACCATGTCGGCCACCTCGCGCACCAGCTCGGCCACGTTCACGGCTTCTACGCGGGGGGTGGTGCGGCCGGCGCGGGCATACGCCAGCAGACCATTAATGAGGTCTTCCAGCCGGCTCAGGCGGCCCTTCATCATGTCCAAGTACTGCCGCATCTGGGGGGAGAGTTCCTGGGCTAGTTCATCTTCAATCCACTTCACCACCGTCATAATGCCCCGCAGCGGCGCTTTCAGGTCGTGGGAGGCCACGTAGGCAAACTGATCCAGCTCGCGGTTCCGGTTTTGCAAAGCGCTGAATGCTTCGGAAAGCTGCCGGGTCATGCGGTTGAGGGAGTGCGTGAGGCGGCCCAGACTGTCGCGCTCCTCATCCTTTATTTTAATGCTGTAGTCGCCCTGTACAATCTGCTCTACCAGGTTATCAATAATGGAAATGCGCCGACGGGTAGCCGCATTAATGTCTGCCAGCTCTTTCTGCAGAATATCGTTGGCGCGCAGCTCCTGCAGAATGCGCCGCATCAGCCATAATACCAGCGCAATGGCCAGCAAAGCTGACAGGATCAAGGCTACCGGGGTAGTAGTGGCATAGAAGTTCTGGCTGTTGTCCCGGTCCTGCAGCAGGGCATCCTCTTCATTTTTGATGGTATTGAGGAGGCTACGGGTGCGTTCCAGCTGGGCCTGGGTACGCACAATCATGGTACGGGCCGTGGGCGAGGTAACCCGCACGGTGGTCCAGCCCGCCAGCTCGGCCATTTGCTGGTCAATAACGGCGCGTAGAGTGTCCAGGCGCGTCTGTTGTACGGGGTTGTCGCTGGTAAGCAGGCGCAGGGTGGCGTAGTGCTTGCTCAGTTTCCCCTCGGCCTCCCGAAAGGGCCGGATGTAGGAGGTATCGCCCAGCAGCAGGTAGTTGCGGACGGACGCCTGGGCATCGCGCAGCTCCGTGCGCAGATCGGCGGTGGCCTGCAATACCTGATAGGAGTGCGACACCTGCTTGGTGTAGAACCACAGGCGCTGGTTGCTGTAGTAGGCCATGGCCGCCGTGAGCAGCAGCACCAGGGCGGCCATACCGAGGCCCAGCGTAATTTTATTGGTAAGATTTAACCGCATAGGCTACAAACGTAAGAAACTTGGCCCACCAACGTAATTTTGGCGGCCGGGTTCCCCCGTATCTTCGCCTTCCCGTTCAGCCCCGTTTCCCATGCCTGCTGCCCCCGACGCCATTACCAGCCCCCAGAACCCGAGGATTAAAAACCTGCTGCGTTTGCAGCAGAAATCAGCGGAGCGCCGCCAGCAAAACCTCACCATTATTGAAGGCTTCCGGGAGCTGACTATTGCGCGGCAGGCCGGGGTAGCGGTGCACAGCTTGTTTGTGTGCCCGGAGCTGACCAGCCCCGCCCAGCAGGAGGCCTTGGCCGGGATGCTGAGCCGGGAATCAGAATGGTTTACGGTATCGAGGCCGGTATTTGAAAAAGTGGCTTACCGCGAAGGCTCCGACGGAATTCTGGCCTTGGTGCGCCCGCCGCAACACAAGCTGGCCAATCTAAAATTGCCCGCCGCCCCGCTGTTGCTGGTGCTGGAGGCCGTAGAGAAGCCCGGCAACCTGGGCGCTATTCTGCGCACCGCCGATGCCGCCCAGGCCGATGCCGTCATTGTGTGTGACCCCCGCACCGA
The Hymenobacter sp. DG25B genome window above contains:
- a CDS encoding endonuclease III domain-containing protein; the protein is MPSLFDAAEFAARQAKALLVHERLCQEYGAPFRFFSQKDALSELVSAVLSHRTKNADSHRAYQQLRARFPDWEDVRDAPVAEVEAAISPCTWPEQKAPRIQAMLREISARCGGPCDLAFLADMPVAEARAWLESLHGVGPKTSAATLLFSTLRIPAMPVDSHHHRVAQRLGLIAAKIGPDAAHDLLSALLPPDWDAQQVYDHHEAFMYHGQKCCYFQAPACGRCVVLDQCPYGQQRLGRAS
- a CDS encoding response regulator codes for the protein MRSVLLVEDDFFDTMTVQKSFEKFSVPHKLHTAFNGLEALDLLLGRNGVEAIEPLPDVILLDLNMPKMNGYEFMAEIQNHPHLAQIPVFIITTSAMDIDRLTAQNLGVRGYILKPLDFETSTDMVDSMSLLETLLK
- a CDS encoding sensor histidine kinase, which codes for MRLNLTNKITLGLGMAALVLLLTAAMAYYSNQRLWFYTKQVSHSYQVLQATADLRTELRDAQASVRNYLLLGDTSYIRPFREAEGKLSKHYATLRLLTSDNPVQQTRLDTLRAVIDQQMAELAGWTTVRVTSPTARTMIVRTQAQLERTRSLLNTIKNEEDALLQDRDNSQNFYATTTPVALILSALLAIALVLWLMRRILQELRANDILQKELADINAATRRRISIIDNLVEQIVQGDYSIKIKDEERDSLGRLTHSLNRMTRQLSEAFSALQNRNRELDQFAYVASHDLKAPLRGIMTVVKWIEDELAQELSPQMRQYLDMMKGRLSRLEDLINGLLAYARAGRTTPRVEAVNVAELVREVADMVVPPTFQLQLAELPTLTTDRLSLQQVFTNLFSNAVKYHDQGAGTIYISSREVKKMYEFTVADDGPGIAPAYREKIFLMFQTLRDRNTAESTGIGLSIVKKIIDEQKGSIRVEEAAHGRGAAFIFTWPKATTTTAAPEAAVAITS
- a CDS encoding TrmH family RNA methyltransferase translates to MPAAPDAITSPQNPRIKNLLRLQQKSAERRQQNLTIIEGFRELTIARQAGVAVHSLFVCPELTSPAQQEALAGMLSRESEWFTVSRPVFEKVAYREGSDGILALVRPPQHKLANLKLPAAPLLLVLEAVEKPGNLGAILRTADAAQADAVIVCDPRTDLYNPNAIRSSIGCIFTVPTVATTREELLAWCRQHGIRTYAAALTDTAIPYTTCDFRGPTALVMGTEADGLTPELRQACDQTIIIPMRGAIDSLNVSTATAILTFEAVRQRQQD